From the genome of Bradyrhizobium sp. ORS 278:
GCGCGCGATCCGGGCGGTGAGGTTGAGATCGAGCAGGAAGTTCTGGCCGAGCGCCTTGCGCGCCGACAGCTGGTGCTCGCGGATGACCTCGCGCAGCGGCGGGAGGTCGTCGATCGCGCTCATGACGATTGGCGGGCCATGCGCGCGGCGAGCTGCAGGGCCGCGATCAGACTCGCCGGATTGGCGCTGCCCTTGCCGGCGATCCCGAACGCCGTGCCGTGGTCGGGGGATGTCCGGATGAAGGGCAGGCCGAGCGTGACGTTGACGCCGTCGTCGAAGGCCAGCGTCTTGATCGGGATCAGCGCCTGGTCGTGATACATGCAGACGGCGCAATCATAGGTCTTGCGCGCCGCCTGGTGAAACATCGTGTCGGCCGGCAGCGGCCCCTGCACATCGATGCCGGCGTTGCGCAGATTTGCGATCGCAGGCGCAATGATGGTGTCTTCCTCGGTGCCCAGCGTGCCGTCCTCGCCGGCATGCGGATTGAGCCCGGACATCGCGATGCGCGGCCGCGACACGCCGAAATAGCGGCGCAGGCTGGCGGCAACGATGCGGGTCGTCGAGGTGATCAATGGGCTTGTGAGCTGCTCGATCGCGTCGCGCAACGCGACGTGGATGGTCACGGGCACGACGGCCAGCATCGGCGACCACAGCATCATCACGGGCTGCGGCACGGTGCCGCCATCGGCGGCCAGCTCGGCGAGAAACTCGGTGTGGCCGGGATGCGCAAAGCCGGCGCGGTAGAGAACGGCCTTCGCGATCGGGTTGGTCACGACGGCGCCTGCGCGCCCGGCCTTGACGTCGGCCACGGCCTGGCGGATCGAACCGATGGCCGCCTCGGCGCTGGTCGCGTCGGGCCGGCCGGGCGGGGCGGTGATGCGATGTCCCGTGGAGACGACGGGGAGGGCGCTCGCGAACGCTTGCGAGGCCTCTTCGGGCCGCGCCTCGGCGATCGGAATCTGCAGGTCCAGGAGCTTGGCGCGCTGCGCCAGGAACGCGGGATCGCCGAGCACATAGAAGGCGGGCAAACCGAGCTCGGCGCGACGCAGCCAGGCCAGCAGGGTGATGTCCGGTCCAATGCCTGCTGGCTCGCCCAGCGTGAGCGCGAGGGGAATCGTCATCAGCGATATTCGATCATCGCCGCCTTGCGGACTTCCTGCAGATAGGCCTTCGACGTCGCCTCATATTTCTTGGCGTACATCTGTTCCTTGATCTCGCGCGCCTTCGGCGTATCGACCGTGGTGGGTGTACGCGCGCAGAGCGCGACCATCTGAATCCCCTGCTTGGTGGCTTCTGGCGGGGTCAGGTGACCGATCGGGGTGTCGTCGAGCAGCTTGCGCAGGTTAGGCGGGATATCGGCGGAGGTCTTGACGACGATCTCCTTGACGACGGCATTCGCCGTCGTCCTGGAGATGTTGTTGGCGTCCGCGCAGCTCTGCACCCGTCCACGCAGCGCCTCGGCCTCCTTCTGCCGGATTTCCATCGCGCCCTGGTTCGACGAATTCGGCACGATGAGAACCACAGGCTGCATCTTGTATTCGAAGGATTGGCCCTGCTGACCGGTGTCGCCGCCGGCGGCAGCGACCGCTGCAGCGACGTCCTTGTCCGAGACGAACAGGCGTTCCTTGTAGCGGCCGCGCACAAGGCTGGTCCAGACGATCTCGGCCTTGATGCGCTGCTTGAGCGTCTCCGGCCGCACGCCCTGGCTCTCGAGCGACCGTGTCAGCTGCTCGGCGTTGAGGCGCATGCGCGAGCCCATGCCGGCGAAGGACTGGTCGATGTCGGATGAGGATGGCTCGACGCCGAACTTCTTGCCTTCCTTGATCTTCACCTTGTCGTCGATCAGTTCGTTGAGAACCTCCTGGCGGCTCTGCTGCTTGTGTGTGCTCAGGAAATTCAGCTTGCTGCGCTGCTCGATGTCGTAATCGGTGATGGGATCGCCGTTCACCATGACGACGATGCTCTGGGCGTGAGCCGATGTCATTGGAGCGCCCCAGGCCAGCGCAGCGACCGCGCAGAGGGGCAGGATCAAGAGGCGGGGAAGGAACGGAGACGTCATGACTGAGCTTCGCTGTTCGCAATAAATCCGATCGGGAGCAGAACCACGGATTTGGCTGCAGGGCTTGGAACTCACCGCCCAAAAACCATGGCTTTCGACCCATACGCTGAGCCGCATCGGGCTAAACCGCTTTGGGCGGAACCGCAACAGGTTAACGCGAGGCCTCTCGAGTCCGGCCGCCGGAGCCAGGGCAACGCCGGCAAGACCGGCACGCGCTACTGGATGCCTCCTCCGGCTCCCGTCGACGACGAATTGGCCAGCGTCCGAAGTCCGATCTGCAGCATGTAGGCATGGCTCAGAACGGGGGTGGTGACGCCTGTCGTGTAATTATAGGACGTTACGTAGTTGGCGGCCAGCACGAAACAATCGTCCACGTAGCCCGCGCCGATCACATACTGGTTGATCTTGTTGGCCGCGAGATCCCAGCGCGCCGCACCCGTCACCACCCAGTTCGGCGCAACCTTCACCGAGCCGCTGCCGAGGATGCCCTCACGGCGGTTCAGGTAGCCGATGGCCGGGTCGGCGGCATAGTTGCCGTAGGTAAGGGCGACCGACCAGCGGTCGAAATTCGCCTTGGCCTCGGCCTCGAAGCGCTGGACGTTCAGCGTCTGCTGATCGAACCGGCTGCGCATGCTGAACGTGTAGGTGCGGTTCGGCGAGTAGTCGACCCGGGTGACGTAATCGGACGCGGTCTTGTCCAGGCCGGAGCCGATGCCGGTGTTGTTCATGTCCTGGACGGCGAAGGAGTTCAGGCCGAACAGGTGATAGGACTGACCGAACAGCACATTGATGGTGCCGCCCCGATCGAACTGCGTGGTGGCCTGAACGCCGACATTGGCGCGGCCGCCGCCCTCGATGCGGTCGTAGCCGGAGAACTTGTCGACGCTGAACAGATTGCTGGCGTCGAACACCATGCTCTGCGCGTCCTCGTTCGGCAGCCGGCCGGCATAGGTCTCGTTCGGGCGGATGATGACCTGGGCGATCGGCTCGATCGTCGTCGTTCCCCACGGCTGAACGTTGATGAACGGATAGCGGTATTCCAAGCCGACGGTCGGCATCAACCGCAGCGCCTGGGTATCGCCGGTCGGCAGGAAGTTGCCGACGCCTGGTTGCGCCGTCACGTTGGCGTTGATCGCGTCGGCGCGCAGGATCGCGAATGGCGTCCAGATCTGGCCAAAGGGATCTGTGAACGACTTCCGCCACTCCGCCTGTGCGGTCAGGCGGGTGTAGGTGCCGGGCATCGCGCGCAAGAGGCACTGCGTCGGCAACCGCGCGAGCGGATCAGCCGATGTGGTCGTGCAGAGGCCGTTGGTGTTGGCCGTCGTCGTGATCGGATCGAACACCGCCTGTTCGCGGGTGAGATTGACAAAGTTCGTCTTGTAGCTGAACTCGCCGCCGAACACCGGGTAGTTCAGCACGTTCGAGTAATCCAGCACCGGATAGACCACCGGCACCGTCTGCTGATTGCCCGAAAAGCTCAGATAGTGCATCGCCCGGACATCGAAGAAACTGCGGCTGCCGACACCGGTCAGAAACAGCTGCGAGATCGCCTCCGTCGGCAGGCTCATGAACGAGTTGAACGGGTCACGATATTGCGCCAGCCGGTAGTCCGACAGGAACGTATAGTCGGACAGCAGGATGCCGTCCCAGCCGAACACCCATTTGTCGTTGAGCGCGAACTGGCCCTTGGTGTCGATGCCGCCGCGGAACTGGCGGTCGCCGGGCTGGCCGGCGAACGCGTTGCGGTTCAACTGGTCGATGCCGTAGAGGCGGACCTGATAGCCGCCATTCTCGAGGCGCTGGCGGAATTCGGTCTGCACCAGCACGCCCTGCTTGGAGGTGATGCGCGGCGTGAAGGTCGCGTCGTAATCCGGCGCGATCGCCCAGTAATAGGGGATGTCGACGCCGAAGCCGTAGCCGGCGGTCTGGGTGACGCCCGGCATCAGGAAGCCGCTCTTGCGCTTGACCGTCGGATCGGGCGTCGAGAAGTAGGGGATATAGGCGAGCGGAACGCCGAAGAATTCGAGCTGCGCGTTCTCGAAATACAGCATCTTCTCGGTCTGGTCGTGGATGATGCGCGCACCCTTGACCTGCCACAGCGGCGGCTTCTTCGGATCGTCCTTGCACGGCGCGCAGGCCGTATAAACACCGTTCTCGAAGACGGTGTAATTGCCCTTGGAGCGGTCGGCGCGGGTCGCGGCCATCCGCGTCTGGTCCTCGGTCTCGACGCGCAGCGAATCGACGAAGCCGTCGCGATAATCGTCGGAGAGGTCGAGGCTGTTGGCGTAGGTGATCTTGCCGTCGGCGTCGGTCATGCGGATGTTGCCTTCCGCATGCAGGCGCTTGGTCTTCTGGTCGTAGATCACCCGATCGGCTTCGACCGAGGTGCCGTTGTAGAACAGTTGCACGTTGCCGACCGCCGACACGCGCGAGTTGTTGTAGTCGTAATCGACCTCTGTCGCCTGAACCAGCATCTGGTTGTCGTTGGCGACGCGGGGCGGCGGTGCCTTCGGCGGCCGCGGATTGTAGGTGAAGCTCTGGGCGGCGGCAGGCGAGATCAACGCGTCCACGGTGGTGGCGAGCACGAGGCCGAGCGTCAGCGCGAACGCGCCTGCAAGTACGGCAGACCCGGCGCAACGGGCGCGCGCGCACGCAACACGCGCAACGGCATGCAGCCGGAGCGCGGCGAGCGCGGTCTGACGGACGGCAACGAACGACACTAGCCGTCCTCCTGGTAGAGCAAAGCCATAAAACCGGTGAGGCCGCCGACGAACACCGGCAGCCACGCCGCAGCGATCGGATCCATCAACGCAGCCTTGCTCAAATCTTCCGTTACTTTCGACAGCACGTAGAGCAGAAAGCCGGCGCCCACGCCACTCAAAACCATTTTTTGAACGCCACCCATACGGAAGAACCTGAGGGACACGGACGCAGCCAGCATGACCATCGCAGCCAGCAAAAATGGCTGTGCGATCAGCTTATGATACTGCAGCCGGTAGCCCGCGGTCGCGAAGCCCGAACTTTCCGACGAACGGATGTAGCTCGGCAGTTGCCAAAACGACACAGTTTCGGGGGTGGAGAAACTGTTTCGGACCTGTGCCGGCGTCAAAGTGGTGGGCAGGATGAACGTCGGTTCGTCCACCGGCGGCGCGTCGAGCGAGAATCGGCGCACTGACTTGAACACCCATTGGCCGTCTTCGAGTGACGCCTCGCGCGCTTCGATTCGGTCCTTGAACCGATTCTTCGTATCAAAACGAAACAGCGTCAGCCCGGTCAGCCGGACACCCTGCTGCTCGCTGCGCGCGGCGTTGATGATGACAGAGCCGTCCGGGTTGAGCTGATTGAGCCAGAAGCCCGACGCATCCTGCACGCCGCCGCCCGGCGCGGAGCCGAACAATTCAGCCTCCATGCGCTTGGACAGTTCGCGCAGATTGGCCGACATCGGGTTGTAGAGCGTCGTCGCCATCAGGCCGAGCACGATCGCGCTGGCGAGCGCCGGCGCGATGAACTGCCAGGCGGACACGCCGGCGGCGCGCGCGACCACCAGCTCGAGCCGGCGCGACAGCGCGAGATAGCAGGTCATGGCGCCGATCAGTACGCAGAACGGCATCATCTTCTCGAGCAACTGCGGCACGCGAAAGAGCGACGTTTCAGCCACCATGAGCGCCGAGGCGGAGGCCAGCCCCGAGGTCCTGCGCACCATCTCGATGTAATCGACGAGCACGAGGAGCAGGAAGATGCTCGCGAACACGCCGACAGCGGAGACCAGGAAACGGCCGGCGAAGTAGCGGCCAAGTGTGTTGGTGACCATGCTCATGCGGTGGCGGGCCTTCTGAACAGCCGCGCGATTCGCGCATTTGAGCGGTTGATCGCCTCCATCAGCCGCGCCGGCGGCTCGACGACCACGCCGCCGACGATGATCCAGATCGACAGCGCGAGGACACCGAACAGCATCACGTACTGGATCAGCGCCGCGATCGGGGTTTTCACAGTCATCACCGAGCAGGCGAAGCCGGCCATTCGCACGCCGAACACGGCGAGGATGGCGCTGCCGAACGAGAAGTTGCGGCTCTGGCGAGTGGTGCGCGGCGCCCCGAGAAACGCGAAGGTGAGGGCGGCGAAGGCGAACGGATAGATCGGGGCCAGGAAGCGGTCGTGCAATTCCTGCCGGAATTGTCCGGGGATCTGCTTGTAGATCGGGTCATCCTCGGCCGGCGCCATCAGCTCCCAGACGTAGCGCTCGCGGATGCCAAGCGTGACGTCGCGGCCCTGATTCGAGAATTTCGACATGTCGAAGGCGTAGCGCGCGAACGCCACCATGGCCGGCTCGCGCTTGCCGATCTCGAACCGCTCCAGATTGCCGTCCTCCAGCACCAGGAACGAGCCGTCGGCGTTCTTCACCACGGTGCCCTTTTCGGCGATGATCGTGATCCGCTCCTTCGGATCGCGGCGGTCATCGATCAGGATGTTCTTCAGTTCGCCGCCCGGCTGGCGCTCGCCGATCCGGATCGTCAGATTCTGGTCGAGCTGCGCAAAACGACCGGGCTGCAGGATGTTGGTGAGCACGTCGGCGGTGATCTCGGCGTCCCACTGCTTGATCCGGCGCAGGCCGTCGGGCGCGATGTAGGACGCCAGCAGGGTGACGAGCAGGGCGACCACGCAGGTGGCATAGGCGAACGGCACGAACAGCCGGATCGGCGACATGCCGGCGGCGTTCATCACGATGATCTCGGAGTCGGTCGCGAGCTTGTTCAGCGTATGCGAGACGGCGATCATCAGCGCAATCGGCGCGATGACGCCAAGCAGCGAGGGAATGACCAGGCCGGTGATGCCGAGAAAGGTCAGGATGGTCTGGCCCTGGCTGGTCATCAGGTCGATGCCGCGAAGCGCCTGTGTAATCCAGATGACGCCGGTGAGGCTGACCAGCACCAACGCAAACGACGCCAGCGTCGTGCGAAAGATGTACC
Proteins encoded in this window:
- the pdxA gene encoding 4-hydroxythreonine-4-phosphate dehydrogenase PdxA, yielding MTIPLALTLGEPAGIGPDITLLAWLRRAELGLPAFYVLGDPAFLAQRAKLLDLQIPIAEARPEEASQAFASALPVVSTGHRITAPPGRPDATSAEAAIGSIRQAVADVKAGRAGAVVTNPIAKAVLYRAGFAHPGHTEFLAELAADGGTVPQPVMMLWSPMLAVVPVTIHVALRDAIEQLTSPLITSTTRIVAASLRRYFGVSRPRIAMSGLNPHAGEDGTLGTEEDTIIAPAIANLRNAGIDVQGPLPADTMFHQAARKTYDCAVCMYHDQALIPIKTLAFDDGVNVTLGLPFIRTSPDHGTAFGIAGKGSANPASLIAALQLAARMARQSS
- a CDS encoding SurA N-terminal domain-containing protein, translated to MTSPFLPRLLILPLCAVAALAWGAPMTSAHAQSIVVMVNGDPITDYDIEQRSKLNFLSTHKQQSRQEVLNELIDDKVKIKEGKKFGVEPSSSDIDQSFAGMGSRMRLNAEQLTRSLESQGVRPETLKQRIKAEIVWTSLVRGRYKERLFVSDKDVAAAVAAAGGDTGQQGQSFEYKMQPVVLIVPNSSNQGAMEIRQKEAEALRGRVQSCADANNISRTTANAVVKEIVVKTSADIPPNLRKLLDDTPIGHLTPPEATKQGIQMVALCARTPTTVDTPKAREIKEQMYAKKYEATSKAYLQEVRKAAMIEYR
- a CDS encoding LPS-assembly protein LptD → MSFVAVRQTALAALRLHAVARVACARARCAGSAVLAGAFALTLGLVLATTVDALISPAAAQSFTYNPRPPKAPPPRVANDNQMLVQATEVDYDYNNSRVSAVGNVQLFYNGTSVEADRVIYDQKTKRLHAEGNIRMTDADGKITYANSLDLSDDYRDGFVDSLRVETEDQTRMAATRADRSKGNYTVFENGVYTACAPCKDDPKKPPLWQVKGARIIHDQTEKMLYFENAQLEFFGVPLAYIPYFSTPDPTVKRKSGFLMPGVTQTAGYGFGVDIPYYWAIAPDYDATFTPRITSKQGVLVQTEFRQRLENGGYQVRLYGIDQLNRNAFAGQPGDRQFRGGIDTKGQFALNDKWVFGWDGILLSDYTFLSDYRLAQYRDPFNSFMSLPTEAISQLFLTGVGSRSFFDVRAMHYLSFSGNQQTVPVVYPVLDYSNVLNYPVFGGEFSYKTNFVNLTREQAVFDPITTTANTNGLCTTTSADPLARLPTQCLLRAMPGTYTRLTAQAEWRKSFTDPFGQIWTPFAILRADAINANVTAQPGVGNFLPTGDTQALRLMPTVGLEYRYPFINVQPWGTTTIEPIAQVIIRPNETYAGRLPNEDAQSMVFDASNLFSVDKFSGYDRIEGGGRANVGVQATTQFDRGGTINVLFGQSYHLFGLNSFAVQDMNNTGIGSGLDKTASDYVTRVDYSPNRTYTFSMRSRFDQQTLNVQRFEAEAKANFDRWSVALTYGNYAADPAIGYLNRREGILGSGSVKVAPNWVVTGAARWDLAANKINQYVIGAGYVDDCFVLAANYVTSYNYTTGVTTPVLSHAYMLQIGLRTLANSSSTGAGGGIQ
- the lptG gene encoding LPS export ABC transporter permease LptG: MSMVTNTLGRYFAGRFLVSAVGVFASIFLLLVLVDYIEMVRRTSGLASASALMVAETSLFRVPQLLEKMMPFCVLIGAMTCYLALSRRLELVVARAAGVSAWQFIAPALASAIVLGLMATTLYNPMSANLRELSKRMEAELFGSAPGGGVQDASGFWLNQLNPDGSVIINAARSEQQGVRLTGLTLFRFDTKNRFKDRIEAREASLEDGQWVFKSVRRFSLDAPPVDEPTFILPTTLTPAQVRNSFSTPETVSFWQLPSYIRSSESSGFATAGYRLQYHKLIAQPFLLAAMVMLAASVSLRFFRMGGVQKMVLSGVGAGFLLYVLSKVTEDLSKAALMDPIAAAWLPVFVGGLTGFMALLYQEDG
- the lptF gene encoding LPS export ABC transporter permease LptF gives rise to the protein MGSIDRYIFRTTLASFALVLVSLTGVIWITQALRGIDLMTSQGQTILTFLGITGLVIPSLLGVIAPIALMIAVSHTLNKLATDSEIIVMNAAGMSPIRLFVPFAYATCVVALLVTLLASYIAPDGLRRIKQWDAEITADVLTNILQPGRFAQLDQNLTIRIGERQPGGELKNILIDDRRDPKERITIIAEKGTVVKNADGSFLVLEDGNLERFEIGKREPAMVAFARYAFDMSKFSNQGRDVTLGIRERYVWELMAPAEDDPIYKQIPGQFRQELHDRFLAPIYPFAFAALTFAFLGAPRTTRQSRNFSFGSAILAVFGVRMAGFACSVMTVKTPIAALIQYVMLFGVLALSIWIIVGGVVVEPPARLMEAINRSNARIARLFRRPATA